The following are from one region of the Paenibacillus sp. JZ16 genome:
- a CDS encoding ABC transporter ATP-binding protein, whose amino-acid sequence MAFVSMKDEYKRYRMGETTIVANDGINLEIEKGEFAIIVGPSGAGKSTVLNILGGMDTADEGQVLVDGTDISRFNSKELTGYRRNDVGFVFQFYNLVPNLTTKENVELASQISPRALDAEQVLRDVGLGNRLNNFPAQLSGGEQQRVAIARALAKQPKLLLCDEPTGALDYHTGKQVLKLLQDTCRHTGTTVIVITHNSALTPMADRVIEINNAKVRNMVLNPNPVSVDNIEW is encoded by the coding sequence ATGGCTTTTGTGAGCATGAAGGATGAATATAAGCGCTACCGAATGGGAGAGACCACGATTGTAGCCAATGATGGAATCAACCTGGAGATTGAAAAAGGCGAGTTTGCGATCATTGTCGGTCCCAGCGGTGCAGGCAAATCCACGGTGCTGAATATATTGGGCGGCATGGATACGGCGGATGAGGGACAAGTACTCGTGGATGGAACGGATATTTCAAGGTTTAACAGCAAGGAGTTGACCGGCTATCGGCGAAATGACGTCGGATTTGTGTTTCAATTTTATAACCTGGTTCCCAATCTGACGACAAAAGAAAATGTGGAGCTGGCTTCGCAGATTTCTCCTCGGGCCCTGGACGCAGAGCAAGTATTGCGGGATGTCGGCCTGGGTAATCGTCTGAACAATTTTCCGGCACAGCTGTCCGGCGGAGAACAGCAGCGGGTAGCGATTGCCAGGGCACTCGCCAAGCAGCCGAAGCTGCTTCTCTGCGATGAACCCACTGGTGCGCTTGATTATCATACGGGGAAGCAGGTGCTTAAGCTGCTCCAAGACACTTGCCGCCATACCGGAACGACGGTTATCGTCATTACGCATAATTCTGCCCTGACGCCGATGGCGGATCGGGTCATCGAGATCAACAATGCCAAGGTCCGAAACATGGTTTTGAATCCGAACCCCGTTTCTGTAGACAACATCGAGTGGTAG
- a CDS encoding ABC transporter permease — MKKRALWTDIFREITRTKARFLSIFAIIMLGVGFFAGIKATGPDMLDTADHYYSDLKLMDLKVQSTLGLEQSDIEKLKLIAGVDEVQPGYSADVFLGDSGRIAKVLSYDPGNNLNQYVLTEGRMPEAAGEIVIDAGDRGNEFKLGDQITFTNPDEEVNLKKTFDHLTYTVVGRAKSPLFISSMSRGTSGIGKGTADVFAVIPEQDFKLPVYTEAYLTFQDTAESAPYTPEYDEKIKRHKEAVELALKTMPRERLAEIRAEGQKKLNEALDKIKDAKKQLTDAEQELKGAKIKLNEGEQSYRDGVNKLQTELAQGQAKLDATARKLAQGRAELKRNHQQLEQGQSQLKTGQSQLDQQKLELAPKLAQGQQLAKALQQISGLDPKDIPEEQRQELLSAAQAADPKLGAATAGYMEGALDGAALQKAASAFQSGLNAASQQMDHAQQKLDASRAQLKEGEAKLREAERQLVQGEASLKQGTEELAAAKQAGEAKLADAKAELSQGQEKYQEGLKKFNEEKAKAEREIADGEKEVAEGQKELEQLELPKVYVMDRSVNPGYTEYSDNADRLSSIATAFPVFFFLIAALVSLTTMTRMVEEQRLQIGTLKALGYSNRDVMKKFLVYSTLASVAASAAGLGIGFTLFPAIIYDAYGALYNLPDVRTRFYLSYSIISIIVAVLCTTMTAYVATRVELRSNASVLMRPRAPKNGSRIWLERVPWVWNRLGFIGKVTARNLFRYKQRMFMTVCGVAGCTALILTGFGLKDSIGDIAPLQYGKIMQHQATVVFQDDNGDNGMLEDYNKRIAETPEITGILNVTQEAMTAAAPGVNTQDVSLFVPQSPDEIDSFIILKSRGQEQTLSLTDDGAIITEKLAKLFDLKIGSTFTVQNSDNDPFEIRVAGITENYAMHYVYMTPLYYEEIFDAGPEVNSQLLTYDNHDHNPEWEDQLGESLTASQRVAMVSFTSGVSDAFSDTMDSMNVVVVVLIVSAAALAFVVLYNLTNINVSERIRELSTIKVLGFYDKEVTMYIYRENMILTALGIIAGSLGGVFLHRFVLLTAEVDAMMFSPAIHGISYGYAALLTLLFSAIVMASMHYKLKRIDMIEALKSVE, encoded by the coding sequence ATGAAGAAAAGAGCGTTGTGGACTGATATTTTCCGGGAAATAACGCGGACAAAAGCTCGGTTTCTGTCCATTTTTGCCATTATTATGCTCGGCGTCGGTTTTTTTGCGGGGATAAAAGCCACGGGTCCGGATATGCTGGACACAGCGGATCACTACTATAGCGATTTAAAGCTGATGGATCTTAAGGTTCAGTCCACCTTGGGTCTCGAACAAAGCGATATCGAGAAGCTGAAGTTGATTGCCGGAGTGGATGAGGTTCAACCTGGCTATAGTGCAGACGTATTTCTCGGTGACAGCGGGCGGATCGCGAAGGTCCTCTCCTATGACCCAGGAAATAATCTGAATCAATACGTGCTTACAGAAGGTCGAATGCCGGAGGCCGCTGGAGAGATCGTCATCGACGCGGGAGATCGGGGGAACGAATTTAAACTGGGGGATCAGATTACCTTTACCAATCCGGATGAGGAAGTCAATCTCAAGAAAACGTTTGACCACCTCACTTATACGGTCGTGGGAAGGGCGAAGAGTCCGCTGTTCATCAGCAGCATGAGCCGGGGAACGAGCGGCATCGGCAAGGGGACTGCGGATGTGTTCGCCGTTATACCGGAGCAGGACTTTAAACTACCTGTATATACGGAAGCCTACCTGACCTTCCAGGACACCGCTGAATCAGCTCCCTATACGCCTGAGTATGACGAGAAGATCAAACGGCACAAAGAAGCGGTAGAACTGGCACTGAAGACCATGCCCCGGGAGCGGCTGGCAGAGATTCGTGCCGAGGGGCAGAAGAAGCTGAATGAGGCATTGGACAAAATCAAGGATGCCAAGAAGCAGCTGACCGATGCGGAGCAGGAGTTAAAGGGAGCGAAAATCAAGCTGAATGAAGGAGAGCAATCCTACCGCGATGGCGTGAATAAACTTCAAACCGAGCTGGCACAGGGACAAGCCAAGCTGGATGCCACGGCAAGAAAGCTTGCCCAGGGCAGAGCGGAGCTGAAGCGGAATCATCAGCAGTTGGAACAGGGACAGTCCCAGCTTAAGACAGGTCAAAGTCAACTGGATCAACAAAAGTTGGAGCTTGCGCCAAAGCTGGCACAAGGGCAGCAATTGGCGAAGGCGCTGCAGCAAATCTCCGGTTTAGATCCGAAAGACATACCGGAAGAACAGAGGCAAGAGCTGCTTTCAGCGGCTCAGGCAGCAGATCCGAAGCTGGGAGCAGCCACTGCGGGTTACATGGAGGGAGCATTGGATGGAGCTGCTTTGCAAAAGGCTGCTTCTGCGTTCCAGAGCGGTTTAAACGCAGCTTCGCAACAGATGGATCACGCTCAGCAGAAGCTGGATGCAAGCCGGGCACAACTAAAAGAAGGTGAGGCCAAGCTTCGGGAAGCCGAGCGTCAGCTCGTGCAGGGTGAAGCTTCGTTGAAGCAAGGAACGGAGGAGCTTGCTGCTGCTAAGCAGGCAGGGGAAGCCAAACTCGCAGATGCGAAAGCGGAGCTTAGCCAAGGACAGGAGAAATACCAGGAGGGTTTAAAGAAATTTAATGAAGAAAAAGCAAAGGCTGAGCGAGAAATCGCCGATGGCGAGAAGGAAGTGGCGGAGGGACAGAAGGAGCTGGAACAGCTTGAGCTGCCCAAAGTCTACGTCATGGACCGCAGCGTCAATCCGGGCTATACCGAGTACAGCGATAATGCGGACCGCTTATCTTCCATTGCAACGGCATTCCCGGTATTCTTTTTCCTGATCGCCGCCCTCGTCAGCCTGACAACGATGACTCGTATGGTTGAGGAGCAGCGGCTGCAGATTGGGACCTTGAAAGCACTTGGATACAGCAATCGGGATGTGATGAAAAAATTCCTGGTGTATTCGACGCTGGCAAGTGTTGCGGCCTCAGCAGCCGGACTGGGTATCGGCTTCACCTTGTTTCCCGCTATTATCTATGATGCTTACGGCGCTTTATACAACCTGCCGGATGTGAGAACGCGATTTTATCTCAGCTACAGCATCATCTCGATCATCGTGGCCGTGCTCTGTACGACCATGACCGCTTATGTGGCGACGCGGGTGGAACTTCGAAGCAACGCTTCGGTCCTGATGCGCCCCAGAGCCCCAAAGAACGGATCCCGCATATGGCTGGAGCGAGTTCCTTGGGTGTGGAACCGGCTCGGCTTTATTGGAAAAGTCACCGCCCGTAATTTGTTCCGCTACAAGCAGCGGATGTTTATGACCGTTTGCGGCGTTGCCGGCTGCACGGCCCTGATACTGACCGGTTTCGGTCTCAAGGATTCCATCGGGGATATCGCGCCGCTGCAATACGGAAAGATTATGCAGCATCAGGCGACCGTTGTATTCCAAGACGATAACGGCGATAACGGCATGCTGGAGGATTATAACAAGCGCATTGCGGAAACGCCGGAGATTACGGGGATTTTAAATGTGACGCAAGAGGCGATGACTGCGGCCGCCCCCGGGGTGAATACTCAGGATGTGAGTTTGTTCGTGCCGCAATCGCCAGATGAGATCGATTCGTTTATCATCCTGAAATCCCGTGGGCAGGAGCAGACGCTGTCCCTGACGGATGACGGTGCGATCATTACCGAGAAGCTCGCCAAACTGTTTGATCTCAAGATTGGCAGTACCTTCACCGTACAGAACAGCGACAACGATCCCTTTGAAATACGTGTAGCCGGGATAACGGAGAACTATGCCATGCACTACGTCTATATGACGCCGCTGTATTACGAAGAGATTTTTGATGCAGGGCCGGAAGTGAACAGTCAATTGCTGACGTATGACAACCACGATCACAATCCGGAGTGGGAAGACCAGCTTGGAGAATCGTTAACCGCAAGCCAGCGGGTGGCAATGGTCAGCTTCACGAGCGGGGTAAGCGACGCTTTCAGTGATACGATGGACAGCATGAACGTCGTGGTGGTTGTCCTGATTGTATCTGCTGCGGCACTTGCGTTTGTCGTGCTGTACAATCTGACGAATATTAACGTATCCGAGCGGATACGGGAGCTGTCAACGATCAAGGTGCTTGGCTTCTATGATAAGGAAGTAACCATGTACATCTATCGCGAAAATATGATTCTGACCGCGCTGGGGATTATAGCGGGCAGTCTGGGTGGCGTGTTCCTGCACCGGTTCGTGCTACTAACCGCAGAAGTGGATGCGATGATGTTCAGTCCCGCGATCCATGGAATCAGTTACGGCTATGCGGCACTGCTGACGCTGTTGTTCTCGGCCATTGTGATGGCCTCCATGCATTACAAGCTAAAGCGGATTGATATGATTGAAGCGCTGAAATCGGTGGAATAG
- a CDS encoding ABC transporter ATP-binding protein produces MGMVFSILKKYRVAAIAALVMMLIELTVELIQPLLISKIIDDGIQKQDLSVVWMWGAVLTGSAIIAFIAGISSSFFAAHTSQGLGYDLRDQLYEKVQSFSYSIFNRFATSSLITRLTGDVTQIQDTVFMGLRFMTRVPLVVLGSIIMALVVNVKLGLLLVLTVPLLFIFIAWIMKRAADAFRHVQQRLDAVNGVIQENLTGIRLIRVFVRMGHEIERFARTSGKLMSTTVSTLRLTETTMPFILLIMNAGIMAVLWFGRKDIASGSASVGEVVAVVNYSLRCIGAMSALSWVVVAFSRGRASAQRTQEVLNTEEDAASAAKDKNKKVQIQGGVKFEQVSFSYPGSDIDVLTDISFEARPGERIAIMGATGSGKSSLVQLIPRLYEEEKGTVRVDGMDAGSIDEVNLRSSIGYVPQEVLLFSGTVRENIAWGREEASMEEIKEAARRAQIHDTIERLPNGYDTMLGQRGVNLSGGQKQRLSIARALVRKPAILILDDSTSALDVRTEGALLDALKDLSCTTFLITQKISSTTSADLILLLDDGRLIGKGNHEDLMESSSLYRRIYESQYGEEAQQHAQGIH; encoded by the coding sequence ATGGGAATGGTTTTCTCGATCTTGAAAAAGTACCGCGTCGCAGCGATTGCGGCACTGGTCATGATGCTGATTGAGCTCACCGTTGAGCTGATTCAGCCGCTGCTCATCTCTAAAATCATTGACGACGGCATACAGAAACAGGATTTGTCCGTTGTCTGGATGTGGGGAGCCGTTTTAACTGGAAGCGCTATTATTGCCTTTATAGCGGGAATATCCAGCTCTTTTTTTGCGGCGCATACGAGTCAGGGACTCGGCTATGATCTGCGTGATCAGCTGTATGAAAAGGTGCAGTCTTTCTCTTATTCGATATTTAACCGGTTTGCTACCTCATCTTTGATTACCAGACTTACAGGGGACGTCACCCAGATTCAGGATACGGTGTTCATGGGCTTGCGGTTTATGACGCGCGTTCCGCTCGTTGTGCTGGGAAGCATCATCATGGCATTGGTGGTGAATGTGAAGCTGGGCTTGCTGCTTGTCCTTACCGTGCCATTATTGTTTATTTTTATCGCTTGGATTATGAAGCGGGCAGCGGATGCGTTCCGCCATGTACAGCAGCGACTGGATGCGGTGAACGGCGTCATTCAGGAGAATCTGACCGGGATTCGGTTGATACGCGTATTCGTAAGGATGGGACACGAAATTGAACGCTTTGCCCGTACCTCTGGCAAGCTGATGAGCACCACGGTCTCGACCTTGCGATTAACGGAGACAACGATGCCGTTTATTCTTCTCATAATGAATGCAGGGATTATGGCGGTCCTGTGGTTCGGCCGCAAAGACATCGCGTCCGGCAGTGCCAGCGTCGGCGAAGTGGTTGCCGTAGTCAATTATTCCCTGCGTTGTATTGGTGCCATGTCCGCCCTGTCCTGGGTTGTCGTTGCCTTCTCCCGGGGACGCGCTTCCGCACAGCGGACGCAAGAGGTGTTAAATACGGAAGAGGATGCAGCAAGCGCGGCCAAGGATAAGAATAAAAAGGTTCAAATTCAAGGCGGCGTGAAGTTCGAGCAAGTGAGTTTTAGCTATCCGGGCAGCGACATCGACGTGCTGACGGATATTTCCTTTGAAGCGAGGCCCGGAGAGCGGATCGCGATTATGGGAGCAACTGGTTCCGGCAAGTCTTCATTAGTACAGCTGATTCCACGGCTTTACGAGGAAGAGAAGGGAACAGTACGCGTAGACGGAATGGACGCCGGATCGATCGATGAGGTAAATCTGCGCAGCAGCATCGGTTATGTGCCGCAGGAAGTGCTGCTCTTCTCCGGTACGGTGCGGGAGAATATTGCCTGGGGACGCGAGGAGGCTTCCATGGAGGAAATTAAAGAAGCGGCGCGCAGAGCGCAAATCCACGATACCATTGAGCGTCTCCCTAACGGTTATGACACGATGCTGGGCCAGCGCGGGGTCAACTTGTCCGGGGGACAGAAGCAGCGCCTGTCCATTGCGCGGGCGCTTGTGCGAAAGCCCGCCATCCTTATTCTGGACGACAGCACCAGCGCCCTTGACGTCCGAACGGAAGGTGCTCTGCTGGATGCCCTGAAGGATTTGTCCTGTACGACGTTTTTGATCACGCAGAAGATCAGCTCGACCACTTCGGCTGATTTGATTCTGCTGCTGGACGATGGGCGTTTGATTGGAAAAGGGAACCACGAAGATTTGATGGAAAGTTCCTCTCTATATCGACGCATCTATGAATCCCAATACGGAGAGGAGGCGCAGCAGCATGCTCAAGGCATTCACTGA
- a CDS encoding ABC transporter ATP-binding protein has translation MLKAFTEPFRHPRPKIDLGKNKDGGQGGKPKAKAKNWSGTLSRIWAYLARRKGKLALVLLMVLISSGLALLGPYLLGVGVDRFLDDVRNPDSSIDAAWLYFLVGLAAVYVLQALTTWLHNVWMIGIAQETVYRMRMDLFTHLHRLPIPFYGKRQQGEIMSRLTNDIENVSSTLNSSAIQIFSSVLTLIGTLTVMLWLSPLLTLLTFLVVPLMMMGMRWITRRTGPLFKERQRNLGDLNGYIEETLSGQRIIKAFSQEERVVREFDERNQRIRLSGFWAQSISGFIPKLMNGLNNLSFAIVAGIGGIMAIQGHITIGVIIIFESYARQFTRPLNDLANQWNTLLSAIAGAERVFEVLDEEVEAKDEGAAVTLKSVEGAVKFDNVSFSYEKDGDTLEGISFEAKPGEMIALVGPTGAGKTTLIQLLSRFYDPDSGRITLDGRDISSIRRESLRSQMAFVLQDSFLFQGTIRENIRFGRLDASDEEVEEAAKLANAHSFIVRMKDGYDKKLKPDGSGISQGQKQLLAIARAILANPSMLVLDEATSSIDTVTEIKIQEGLQRLMKGRTSFVIAHRLNTIRSADRILVLKDGRLLEQGSHDELLKQGGFYSDLYYGQLKRAAM, from the coding sequence ATGCTCAAGGCATTCACTGAACCGTTTCGTCATCCGAGACCGAAGATTGATCTTGGCAAGAATAAGGATGGCGGCCAGGGGGGCAAGCCAAAGGCCAAGGCCAAAAACTGGTCGGGCACCCTCTCCAGAATATGGGCTTATCTCGCCCGCCGCAAAGGCAAGCTCGCACTCGTGCTGCTGATGGTGTTGATCAGCTCGGGCCTTGCATTGCTAGGTCCCTATCTGCTTGGCGTCGGCGTGGATAGATTTCTGGATGATGTGCGTAATCCGGACAGCTCCATCGACGCGGCCTGGTTGTATTTTCTCGTTGGCTTGGCCGCCGTCTATGTTCTTCAGGCTTTAACCACTTGGCTGCACAACGTCTGGATGATCGGAATCGCCCAAGAGACGGTGTACCGGATGCGGATGGATCTGTTCACGCATCTGCACCGGCTTCCGATCCCGTTCTACGGCAAACGCCAGCAGGGTGAGATCATGAGCCGCCTAACGAATGATATCGAGAACGTGAGCTCAACGCTCAACAGCTCAGCGATTCAAATTTTCTCGAGCGTGTTGACCTTAATCGGCACATTAACCGTCATGTTATGGCTTAGTCCGCTCCTTACGCTGCTGACATTCCTGGTCGTGCCTCTGATGATGATGGGGATGCGCTGGATTACCCGGCGGACCGGTCCCTTGTTTAAGGAGCGTCAACGCAACCTGGGGGATCTGAACGGGTATATTGAAGAAACGCTGTCGGGGCAGCGGATTATTAAGGCTTTTTCCCAGGAAGAACGGGTTGTCCGCGAATTCGATGAGCGCAATCAACGGATTCGTCTGTCGGGCTTCTGGGCGCAGAGCATATCAGGCTTCATTCCGAAGCTGATGAACGGGCTCAACAACTTGAGCTTTGCGATCGTAGCAGGCATCGGCGGCATCATGGCGATTCAGGGGCATATTACGATCGGCGTCATCATTATATTTGAGAGTTATGCAAGGCAGTTTACGAGACCGCTGAACGATCTCGCAAACCAATGGAATACGCTGCTGTCTGCCATTGCGGGGGCGGAACGCGTATTCGAGGTGCTGGATGAAGAGGTTGAAGCGAAGGACGAAGGAGCTGCTGTCACGCTGAAGAGCGTGGAGGGCGCGGTGAAGTTCGACAACGTCTCGTTTTCTTATGAGAAAGACGGAGACACACTGGAAGGAATCAGCTTTGAAGCAAAACCCGGCGAGATGATTGCGCTGGTCGGTCCGACCGGTGCGGGGAAAACGACGTTAATTCAGCTGCTCTCCCGGTTTTACGATCCGGACAGTGGAAGGATTACCCTCGACGGGCGGGATATTTCTTCGATCCGCAGGGAGAGTCTGCGCTCGCAGATGGCTTTTGTGCTGCAGGATTCCTTCCTCTTCCAGGGCACGATCCGTGAGAACATCCGCTTCGGACGGCTGGATGCCAGCGATGAGGAAGTGGAAGAAGCCGCGAAATTGGCCAATGCCCACTCGTTTATCGTGCGGATGAAGGATGGTTATGACAAGAAACTCAAGCCTGACGGCAGCGGCATCAGTCAAGGACAGAAGCAGCTGCTTGCCATCGCGAGGGCGATTCTGGCCAACCCTTCCATGCTGGTGCTGGATGAAGCGACAAGCAGCATCGATACCGTAACGGAAATCAAAATCCAGGAAGGATTGCAGCGATTGATGAAAGGGCGGACGAGCTTTGTCATTGCCCACCGTTTAAACACGATCCGCTCGGCGGACCGCATCCTGGTGCTCAAGGATGGACGCTTATTAGAGCAGGGCTCCCATGATGAGCTGCTGAAGCAGGGAGGATTCTACAGCGACCTGTATTACGGCCAGCTGAAACGGGCGGCTATGTAA
- a CDS encoding MFS transporter, with the protein MNEHQQQPPSAEKLIRILAFTMILSSMSATMFNIVLPEISKQFQLSFAQVSWVSSIYMLIYAIGSVLYGKLADTYKLKNLLTFGLLLFLVGSIVGLAAQAYWMVLLGRILQAAGAAVIPATAMIIPVRYFPAESRGRALGITATGLAIGSAIGPVVSALIVSVFHWRWLFCIPLLILVTLPLYRKYLGNEQGQGGRIDWLGGGLLAGTVALLLLAVTQSGWIFGVGSFMLFLLFLLRIRSAKEPFVQPRLFSNKSYSVGLVLGIFIMSVGYALPFLTPQLLADINGLAPGWIGFVMVPGAVAAAILGGRGGKLADTKGTRYLFYTASTLLLLCFALLSTFAGVSPYLIALILVFGNVGQIFMQISLSKTISLSLPKEQAGVGMGLFSLLNFLSGAIATGVYGKAVDLGAGSSWNPLNLFQGASTYSNIYIVLVALQAGVLLLFMLQFGKAAGQRKLQLQTTSSK; encoded by the coding sequence ATGAACGAACATCAGCAACAACCACCATCTGCTGAAAAATTAATACGCATTCTGGCCTTTACGATGATTCTCTCATCAATGAGCGCAACGATGTTTAATATCGTGCTTCCGGAAATCAGCAAGCAATTCCAGCTTTCCTTTGCCCAGGTCAGCTGGGTATCGTCGATTTACATGCTGATTTATGCCATAGGCTCTGTCCTATATGGAAAATTGGCCGACACCTATAAACTCAAAAATCTGCTCACTTTCGGTTTGCTTCTCTTCCTAGTCGGTTCTATTGTAGGTTTGGCGGCACAAGCCTACTGGATGGTGCTGCTGGGGCGGATCCTCCAGGCTGCGGGGGCAGCCGTCATTCCGGCAACCGCCATGATCATTCCCGTTCGCTATTTCCCTGCGGAAAGCCGGGGCCGCGCGCTCGGCATAACCGCCACCGGACTCGCTATCGGAAGTGCGATTGGGCCGGTTGTCTCGGCTCTGATCGTCAGCGTGTTCCACTGGAGATGGCTCTTCTGCATCCCGCTGTTGATCCTTGTTACCTTGCCGCTGTACCGCAAATATTTGGGCAATGAACAAGGTCAGGGTGGACGAATCGATTGGCTCGGCGGCGGTCTTCTCGCCGGAACGGTTGCGCTGCTGCTCCTTGCGGTGACGCAGAGTGGATGGATATTCGGCGTAGGCAGCTTCATGCTGTTCCTGTTGTTCCTCCTGCGCATTCGATCGGCTAAAGAGCCTTTTGTCCAGCCCCGTTTATTCAGCAACAAAAGCTATTCGGTGGGTCTGGTCCTCGGCATATTCATCATGAGTGTCGGTTACGCCCTGCCTTTTCTTACTCCGCAGCTGCTGGCGGATATTAACGGTTTGGCTCCGGGATGGATCGGATTTGTTATGGTGCCGGGAGCCGTCGCTGCGGCCATACTCGGCGGAAGAGGCGGCAAGCTCGCGGACACCAAGGGAACGCGTTATCTGTTCTATACAGCGTCCACCCTGCTTCTGCTCTGTTTCGCCCTGTTGTCCACCTTCGCGGGCGTATCGCCATACCTCATTGCGCTGATTCTGGTCTTTGGCAATGTAGGTCAAATATTTATGCAAATCTCGCTCTCCAAGACCATCTCATTGTCGCTGCCCAAAGAGCAAGCCGGTGTCGGGATGGGATTGTTCTCGCTGCTTAACTTCCTGTCCGGCGCGATCGCCACGGGGGTGTACGGCAAAGCCGTCGATCTTGGCGCCGGCAGCTCCTGGAATCCGCTGAACCTGTTCCAGGGCGCCTCCACCTACAGCAACATCTATATCGTCCTGGTTGCCTTGCAAGCTGGAGTTCTTCTGCTATTCATGCTGCAATTTGGTAAAGCCGCGGGGCAGCGTAAACTGCAGCTTCAAACTACGAGCTCTAAATAA
- a CDS encoding LysR family transcriptional regulator, which yields MELLQLHYFQTVARMEHMTKAAKELRIAQPALSKTIARLEEDLGVQLFDRQNRQIKLNSFGKAFLKSVDTALSALEEGKREVSDLAGMERGSIRIATTALPRLSKALGAFRARYPDVNFRIIQIPPDSMMEMVQMLENGEVDLCFAAAALDDDKFREIPVLHAEVFLAVPHGHRLAGRKSISLQDVAGEAFIEYKEGHPFRKMNEEFCRLAGISRDVVCEVDEPAALGSLVAAGLGAAFVPGCKGDEEPPYEMVRIEKPSCYRTFTLAWLEQRYLSKAAREFQSFLVDYFGEFQEPMMHRDVI from the coding sequence GTGGAACTGCTTCAGCTGCATTATTTTCAGACGGTGGCCAGAATGGAGCATATGACCAAGGCTGCGAAGGAACTCCGAATTGCCCAGCCAGCGCTCAGCAAGACGATTGCCAGGTTAGAGGAAGATTTGGGTGTACAGCTATTTGATCGGCAGAATCGGCAAATCAAGCTCAATTCATTCGGGAAGGCTTTTCTGAAAAGCGTAGATACGGCATTGTCAGCGCTTGAGGAAGGGAAGAGAGAGGTGTCGGATTTGGCAGGTATGGAGCGGGGCAGCATCCGCATTGCAACGACGGCACTGCCTCGGCTGTCCAAAGCATTGGGAGCTTTCCGTGCGCGATATCCTGATGTGAATTTCCGCATTATCCAGATTCCGCCTGACTCGATGATGGAGATGGTGCAGATGCTGGAGAATGGTGAAGTTGATTTATGCTTTGCGGCTGCGGCATTGGATGATGACAAGTTTCGGGAAATCCCGGTGCTCCATGCCGAGGTGTTCTTGGCGGTACCCCACGGTCATCGATTGGCGGGCAGGAAGAGCATTTCCCTTCAGGACGTTGCGGGGGAAGCCTTCATCGAATACAAGGAAGGCCACCCGTTCCGTAAAATGAATGAGGAGTTCTGCCGATTGGCCGGGATCAGCCGGGATGTCGTCTGTGAAGTGGATGAACCTGCCGCTTTGGGAAGTCTGGTGGCCGCCGGGCTTGGAGCCGCATTTGTACCCGGGTGCAAAGGGGATGAAGAGCCGCCGTACGAGATGGTGCGTATCGAGAAACCTTCCTGCTACAGGACCTTCACTCTAGCGTGGCTGGAGCAGCGATATTTGTCCAAGGCCGCAAGAGAATTCCAGTCATTCCTGGTAGACTATTTCGGCGAGTTTCAGGAGCCGATGATGCATAGGGACGTGATCTGA
- a CDS encoding cupin domain-containing protein, with amino-acid sequence MLDPVLTSPNLKLFADSNDTLNYKRDAGNYITQVFENQMPAIATGFFNVHMTKGIIIQPHWHTNVDELVFVISGEVLTSVFNPFTQKLMTYKLKPGQVSMLPKGWFHWILTLSDKAHILTIFDKPTPDIVYGSDFLRHIPKEILHIAYCVNEEDYAKAVAPLKETVILGPLPGCGKRDDHAPYVESIQRQPFDQPFPLNVQQPSPPSYYGYAPSPPSYPSYPYNYQQARMQQYGVSPSYSPYSQPPSYPPQASFSPPYAQPAPYAQPVTYSQQAHQQSPFFQPQPFQQLQYLYKTSPDPESVSSRGPEPDTENGREGQ; translated from the coding sequence ATGCTGGATCCAGTACTGACATCTCCGAATTTGAAGCTGTTTGCGGACTCGAACGACACTTTGAACTATAAACGCGATGCGGGAAATTACATAACCCAGGTGTTTGAAAATCAGATGCCGGCCATTGCCACAGGATTCTTCAACGTTCATATGACCAAAGGAATTATCATCCAGCCCCATTGGCATACGAATGTCGATGAGCTGGTGTTTGTCATCAGCGGCGAAGTGCTGACTTCCGTATTTAATCCCTTCACCCAGAAGCTGATGACCTACAAGCTAAAACCGGGACAGGTATCGATGTTACCAAAAGGCTGGTTCCACTGGATTCTGACGCTGAGCGACAAAGCCCATATTCTGACCATATTTGATAAGCCGACGCCGGATATCGTATATGGATCGGACTTCCTCAGGCATATTCCCAAGGAGATCTTGCATATCGCATACTGCGTGAATGAGGAGGATTACGCCAAAGCGGTTGCTCCGCTGAAGGAAACGGTCATATTGGGGCCACTGCCGGGCTGCGGCAAGCGGGACGACCATGCCCCCTACGTTGAATCGATTCAGCGGCAGCCGTTTGACCAGCCATTTCCGTTGAACGTACAGCAACCTTCGCCGCCTAGCTATTATGGATATGCACCATCGCCACCATCCTATCCATCGTATCCATACAATTATCAACAAGCGAGGATGCAGCAGTATGGCGTTTCCCCATCGTATTCCCCTTATTCACAGCCGCCATCGTATCCGCCGCAAGCTTCCTTCTCGCCACCCTATGCGCAACCGGCACCCTATGCACAACCGGTAACCTATTCGCAGCAGGCACATCAGCAATCGCCATTTTTCCAGCCGCAGCCCTTCCAGCAGCTTCAGTATCTGTACAAAACGAGTCCGGATCCAGAGTCTGTCTCTAGCCGTGGTCCTGAACCCGATACGGAAAATGGGCGAGAGGGCCAGTGA